The genomic window GTCACAAAATTATGACTCTCACATAGGTACCACTTAGtctgaggcagggcaggagtgcTATAAAAGGCAGCCCAAGTCTCTGCTCCCTCATTCACTTCTCACCTCCTTCTCTCAGGAATCAGGTGAGTGGCAAGcctcttctcctgctgctgcttcacgtccagctctttccctgctgcaggtcTCAGCTGAGAGGGGCTGTCCTAGCACAGGCCtgggagctgcttctgctgggagAGGCAAGGGGAGAGCAGGTGTTGCGCAGACAGAGAGAGGCTGGCACTTGGCTGAGGTGGCTCCTGGCcttggagctgggcagtgcagtgTGGGCCAGGAGGTGCCTTGGCTGCAGGGGATTTGGGTTCAGCACTGCTTCCTGATGTGTCCTCACCTTCTgcttgtccctgccctctgtgccaggtgcACCTGTGACCCCGAGCCATGTCCTGCTGCAAGCCCTGTGAcccttgctgccagccctgcggcccctgcccgctggccagcagctgcaatgagtgctgtgtcaggcagtgccagagctcccaCGTCATCATTGAGCcgcctgctgtgctggtgaccctgcccggccccgtcctcagctccttcccacagaacactgccgtgggatcctccacctctgctgctgttggcaacatCCTCAGCTGTGGAGGAGTGCCCATCACCTCTGGCAGCTTTGACATCTCCTGCATCACCAACTGCTATGGTGGCAGCAGATGCCGGCCCTGCTAAATCTGCTGGCAACATCCTCGGGCAACAGTCTCCAAGACCTCACAACAAGGCTCTGGCCAGGAGATAGAGCTTTGGGA from Prinia subflava isolate CZ2003 ecotype Zambia unplaced genomic scaffold, Cam_Psub_1.2 scaffold_98_NEW, whole genome shotgun sequence includes these protein-coding regions:
- the LOC134546502 gene encoding feather keratin Cos2-2-like → MSCCKPCDPCCQPCGPCPLASSCNECCVRQCQSSHVIIEPPAVLVTLPGPVLSSFPQNTAVGSSTSAAVGNILSCGGVPITSGSFDISCITNCYGGSRCRPC